One genomic segment of Kordiimonas sp. SCSIO 12603 includes these proteins:
- the lepA gene encoding translation elongation factor 4 — MTELKNIRNFSIVAHIDHGKSTLADRLIQHTGALEDREMKQQVLDSMDIERERGITIKAQTVRLEYRAKDGEIYVLNLMDTPGHVDFAYEVSRCLSACEGSLLVVDASQGVEAQTLANVYQAIENDHDIVPVLNKIDLPAAEPERVRTQIEDVIGIDASEAIECSAKSGIGIEEVLDGIVERLPAPEGDPDAPLKAMLVDSWYDSYLGVMVLVRVIDGTIKKGQTIKMLAADSEHKIDRVGVFTPKGVMVPELGPGEVGFITASIKEVADTHVGDTITDIKVPCEEALPGFQPSRSVVFCGLFPADTSEYEALKEALAKLRLNDASFEFETESSTALGFGFRCGFLGMLHLEIIQERINREFDIELITTSPSVIYHIYMKNGERVELHNPADMPDVTKIDRIEEPWIDATILVPDEHLGTVLKLCEDKRGIQEDLTYVGARAMLKYKLPLNEVVYDFYDRLKSVSRGYASFDYELRGYEESDLVKMSILVNAEPVDALSMLVHRTQADSRGRALCERLKDLIPRQLFKIPIQAAIGGKVIARETISAMRKDVTAKCYGGDITRKKKLLEKQKKGKAKMRMYGKVEIPHSAFIAALKMREN; from the coding sequence ATGACCGAATTAAAGAACATTCGCAACTTCTCAATTGTTGCGCACATTGACCACGGAAAATCCACACTTGCTGACCGCTTGATCCAGCACACAGGTGCTCTTGAAGATCGCGAAATGAAGCAGCAGGTGCTTGATTCCATGGATATTGAGCGCGAGCGGGGTATTACGATTAAGGCGCAAACAGTGCGCCTTGAATACCGTGCGAAAGATGGTGAGATATATGTTCTGAACCTGATGGACACGCCGGGCCACGTGGATTTTGCCTATGAGGTAAGCCGATGCCTTTCTGCCTGTGAAGGCTCGCTTCTTGTAGTGGATGCCAGCCAGGGCGTGGAAGCGCAAACGTTGGCGAACGTATATCAGGCGATTGAAAATGATCATGATATCGTTCCAGTTCTCAATAAAATCGACCTGCCAGCGGCTGAGCCTGAGCGGGTGCGTACTCAGATTGAAGATGTGATTGGTATTGATGCCTCTGAAGCTATCGAATGTTCTGCGAAATCGGGCATTGGTATTGAAGAAGTTCTGGACGGTATCGTTGAGCGCTTGCCAGCGCCAGAAGGTGACCCGGATGCACCGCTTAAAGCCATGCTGGTGGATAGCTGGTACGATAGTTATCTGGGCGTGATGGTTCTTGTGCGTGTGATCGACGGCACCATCAAAAAAGGCCAGACCATTAAAATGCTCGCAGCTGATAGTGAGCATAAAATTGACCGCGTTGGCGTGTTCACACCAAAGGGTGTGATGGTGCCGGAACTGGGGCCGGGTGAAGTTGGCTTTATTACAGCGTCTATCAAAGAAGTGGCTGACACTCACGTAGGTGACACGATCACTGATATTAAAGTGCCGTGTGAGGAAGCATTGCCAGGCTTCCAGCCAAGCCGTTCTGTAGTATTCTGTGGCCTGTTCCCTGCCGATACGTCTGAATATGAAGCGCTTAAGGAAGCGCTGGCGAAATTGCGCTTGAATGATGCCAGCTTTGAATTTGAAACCGAAAGCTCTACAGCGCTTGGTTTTGGTTTCCGCTGTGGTTTCCTTGGAATGCTGCACCTTGAGATTATTCAGGAACGTATCAACCGTGAGTTTGATATTGAGCTTATCACCACAAGCCCAAGCGTGATCTATCATATCTATATGAAGAACGGTGAACGGGTAGAGCTGCATAACCCGGCTGATATGCCTGATGTGACCAAGATTGACCGTATTGAAGAACCGTGGATTGACGCAACAATCCTTGTGCCGGATGAGCATCTGGGCACAGTTCTGAAGCTTTGTGAAGACAAGCGCGGTATTCAGGAAGACCTTACTTACGTTGGTGCTCGTGCAATGCTTAAGTATAAGCTGCCGCTCAACGAAGTGGTTTATGACTTCTATGACCGCCTTAAATCTGTAAGCCGTGGTTACGCAAGTTTCGATTATGAGCTTCGCGGTTATGAAGAATCAGATCTTGTGAAAATGTCTATCCTTGTGAACGCTGAGCCAGTGGACGCGCTTTCCATGCTTGTGCACCGCACGCAGGCAGATAGCCGTGGCCGTGCGCTTTGTGAACGCCTAAAGGATTTGATCCCGCGCCAGCTGTTTAAAATTCCTATTCAGGCAGCGATTGGCGGTAAGGTTATTGCCCGTGAAACCATTTCCGCTATGCGTAAAGATGTAACAGCGAAATGTTATGGCGGTGATATTACCCGTAAGAAAAAGCTTCTTGAGAAACAGAAGAAGGGTAAAGCCAAGATGCGTATGTATGGTAAGGTGGAAATACCGCACAGTGCATTTATTGCTGCCTTGAAGATGAGAGAAAATTAA
- a CDS encoding D-glycerate dehydrogenase, translated as MSQTGNRIRPKVIVTRKLPDSIETRMAELFDVTLNLADKPLAEEQLKAAVAEADVLVPTVTDSISAEVLAAAGDQLKLIANFGAGVDHIDMAAAKEKGIAVTNTPGVLTEDTADLTMALLLSVPRRIFEGEKILRAGEWSGWTPTFLMGHRIQGKRLGIIGMGRIGQAVARRAKAFNMAVHYHKRSRLPEQIEGELEATYWEDLDEMLSRMDFISINCPLTDETFRLLNRARLKKLQPHAIVINTARGEVVDEEALADLIEVGRIAGAGLDVFEEEPTINPKLLELENVVLLPHMGSATIEARVAMGEKVLINIRAFADKHRLPDRVIPD; from the coding sequence ATGAGTCAAACAGGAAACCGTATTCGGCCTAAGGTAATTGTAACGCGCAAGCTGCCAGACAGCATTGAAACGCGGATGGCTGAACTATTTGATGTAACGCTGAATTTGGCAGATAAGCCCTTAGCGGAAGAGCAGCTTAAAGCCGCTGTTGCTGAAGCGGATGTGCTTGTGCCAACCGTAACTGATTCTATCAGTGCAGAGGTTTTGGCCGCGGCTGGTGACCAATTGAAACTGATAGCTAACTTTGGCGCTGGCGTGGACCATATTGATATGGCGGCTGCCAAAGAAAAAGGGATCGCGGTTACAAACACACCGGGCGTACTCACCGAAGATACGGCTGATCTTACTATGGCGCTTCTCTTGTCAGTACCGCGCCGCATTTTTGAAGGTGAAAAAATTCTTCGTGCTGGCGAGTGGAGTGGCTGGACACCAACATTCCTTATGGGCCACCGTATTCAAGGTAAACGCCTTGGTATTATTGGTATGGGCCGTATTGGTCAGGCGGTGGCAAGGCGCGCTAAAGCCTTTAATATGGCTGTTCATTATCATAAGCGTTCACGCTTGCCTGAACAGATCGAAGGTGAGCTTGAAGCGACATACTGGGAAGACTTAGATGAGATGCTGAGCCGTATGGATTTCATCTCCATCAACTGCCCGCTTACAGATGAAACGTTCCGTCTTCTTAATCGCGCACGCCTTAAGAAGCTGCAGCCACATGCGATTGTGATTAATACTGCTCGTGGTGAAGTGGTGGATGAGGAAGCGCTCGCTGATCTTATTGAAGTGGGCCGAATTGCTGGTGCTGGCCTTGATGTGTTTGAGGAAGAACCAACCATTAATCCAAAGCTACTAGAGCTTGAAAATGTAGTGCTGCTGCCGCATATGGGTTCTGCTACAATAGAGGCACGGGTTGCAATGGGTGAAAAAGTGCTTATTAACATCCGGGCATTTGCCGATAAGCACCGTTTGCCGGACCGGGTTATCCCAGATTAA
- a CDS encoding SH3 domain-containing protein, with amino-acid sequence MRHFVILVVCLCAFSITGTSLAQNVGASGNPLPRFVSMNATEANMRTGPGRQYPIMWVYKRKYLPLEVIDEKGPWRKVRDHEGSTGWIHLALLVGRRTAMMMGGTKSLFRSKDTNSQLAITAEEGVIGHIIECADDWCQLEIEGTKGWIERHHLWGVYSREVIN; translated from the coding sequence ATGAGGCATTTTGTTATACTTGTGGTGTGTTTATGCGCCTTTTCAATAACAGGAACCAGTCTTGCCCAGAATGTGGGCGCAAGCGGAAATCCATTGCCGCGGTTTGTTTCCATGAATGCAACAGAAGCTAACATGCGCACTGGTCCGGGCCGCCAGTATCCCATCATGTGGGTATACAAACGCAAATACCTACCGCTTGAAGTTATAGACGAGAAAGGCCCATGGCGGAAGGTCAGAGACCATGAAGGCTCCACAGGATGGATACATCTTGCACTTTTAGTAGGGCGTCGTACCGCAATGATGATGGGGGGCACCAAATCACTATTTCGCAGCAAAGACACGAATTCCCAACTCGCTATTACAGCTGAGGAGGGTGTAATCGGTCACATCATTGAATGTGCGGATGATTGGTGCCAACTGGAAATCGAAGGTACGAAAGGCTGGATTGAACGTCATCACCTGTGGGGCGTATATAGCCGCGAAGTGATTAATTAA
- a CDS encoding helix-turn-helix domain-containing GNAT family N-acetyltransferase produces MSQEEIYLELGIGTRIRRLYEAMSADADKLYEEAGLNFRVSYFYVIYALALRGAMPIADIAKLAGFSHSAVSQTVKKLIAEDLVETDATSDGRQKLVALSARGKQLADDLRPYWQALEASMKDVMEEANISLLDAICRTEEVYNQKSLYDRAKEKLAADTNDVSFSIEPYSANYKQAFYDFNVAWLKKYFVVEPIDEKVLSQPEEYILSKGGEIFFAVDKGKAIGCVAMKPTGDGVFELTKLAVDPTLHKGGVGTALCNKVIERFQARAGSKLFLETNTLLEPAIRIYKRIGFVELPSPFESPYERANYYMEWREDA; encoded by the coding sequence ATGTCACAGGAAGAAATTTATCTGGAGCTTGGGATTGGCACCCGTATCAGGCGGCTTTATGAGGCTATGTCGGCAGACGCTGATAAGCTTTATGAAGAAGCCGGGCTTAATTTCCGTGTGAGTTACTTCTATGTGATATATGCGCTTGCACTGCGCGGTGCGATGCCTATCGCAGATATCGCGAAGCTTGCAGGCTTTAGCCATTCTGCTGTTAGCCAAACAGTGAAGAAACTGATTGCTGAAGATTTAGTAGAAACTGATGCCACCTCAGACGGGCGTCAAAAGCTCGTAGCACTTTCCGCAAGAGGCAAACAACTTGCTGATGATTTGCGCCCTTATTGGCAAGCTTTAGAGGCCAGTATGAAAGATGTAATGGAGGAAGCAAACATCAGTCTCCTTGACGCCATCTGCCGTACTGAAGAAGTTTATAACCAGAAAAGCCTTTATGATCGGGCCAAAGAAAAACTCGCCGCAGATACCAATGATGTAAGCTTTTCCATTGAACCCTACAGCGCCAACTACAAACAAGCTTTCTATGATTTCAATGTTGCATGGTTGAAGAAATATTTCGTGGTGGAACCAATAGACGAAAAGGTGCTCTCGCAGCCTGAAGAATATATTCTCAGTAAAGGCGGGGAGATATTTTTCGCTGTTGATAAAGGCAAGGCTATCGGCTGCGTGGCGATGAAACCAACGGGCGACGGTGTTTTTGAACTTACCAAACTGGCGGTTGACCCAACCCTTCATAAAGGCGGTGTTGGTACAGCCTTATGTAACAAAGTAATTGAGCGTTTTCAGGCACGTGCTGGTAGCAAACTATTCCTTGAAACCAACACGCTTCTTGAACCTGCAATCCGTATCTATAAACGTATCGGATTTGTCGAGCTGCCGAGCCCTTTTGAAAGCCCTTATGAACGGGCAAACTATTATATGGAATGGCGAGAGGATGCATAG
- a CDS encoding GNAT family N-acetyltransferase, producing the protein MTGRIISYDPKYKKAFYDITMAWLSKDFTVEPQHTEMLTKPEEVLLKNGGEVFFVLEGDEVIGTVGMKNHGDGVYELTKMGVTDQGKGKGYGRLLGEAVIERFKTVGGKTLFLESNTILTAAVALYKKLGFEMGEHPNGGEYLCTNCYMEWRGDHEK; encoded by the coding sequence ATGACTGGCCGTATTATTTCCTATGACCCGAAATACAAAAAAGCTTTCTATGACATCACCATGGCGTGGCTATCTAAGGACTTTACCGTTGAACCTCAGCATACAGAGATGCTGACCAAGCCTGAGGAAGTATTGCTGAAAAATGGCGGTGAAGTTTTCTTTGTGCTGGAAGGCGATGAAGTTATTGGCACCGTTGGCATGAAAAATCATGGTGATGGTGTTTACGAACTGACAAAGATGGGCGTAACGGACCAAGGCAAAGGGAAAGGTTACGGCCGCTTACTTGGTGAAGCTGTGATTGAACGTTTCAAAACAGTAGGTGGCAAAACCTTATTCCTTGAAAGCAACACCATACTAACTGCGGCCGTCGCACTCTATAAAAAACTGGGCTTTGAAATGGGTGAACACCCAAACGGCGGTGAATATCTTTGCACCAACTGTTATATGGAATGGCGTGGCGATCATGAAAAATAA
- a CDS encoding GNAT family N-acetyltransferase yields the protein MKNKVTIARAETAEDTAAVKRIFEAFVAFLPIDLGFQGIDSEMAEFPKIYEFLLLAKMDDKPLGAVALKRHSDDVCEMKRLYVLPEAQGTGAGRALCDVLLTEAKNEGYSTMLLDSLRRLEAAVNLYKKLGFEETAPYNFNPEDDVVYMKRAL from the coding sequence ATGAAAAATAAAGTAACTATCGCACGGGCTGAAACCGCCGAAGATACCGCTGCTGTTAAACGGATATTCGAAGCGTTTGTTGCTTTCCTGCCTATCGATCTTGGATTTCAGGGGATTGATAGCGAGATGGCAGAGTTCCCAAAGATTTATGAATTTCTTCTTCTGGCAAAGATGGATGATAAACCGCTAGGCGCGGTAGCGCTCAAGAGACACAGCGATGATGTGTGCGAGATGAAGCGCCTTTATGTTTTACCTGAGGCGCAAGGAACAGGCGCAGGACGTGCACTTTGCGACGTGCTGCTTACAGAAGCTAAAAATGAGGGCTACAGTACCATGCTGCTTGATAGCCTGAGGCGTCTGGAAGCAGCTGTTAATCTCTATAAAAAGCTCGGCTTTGAAGAAACAGCCCCTTATAACTTCAACCCAGAAGATGACGTTGTTTATATGAAACGGGCCTTATGA
- a CDS encoding GNAT family N-acetyltransferase: protein MTTKPYTLFQATDNDTQAIVTLLKESFRAAYPDRYQPADIEEYFDLNYTEAKVDSWLSTPITSVWLAKREHDLEGVFVFHDKPSLLEPDTPAFEIDKLYLMPSAHGTGLAATFLKKLEETNRDMKLHWLLVAQKNIRAQRFYAKHNFKIMADGPSLIVGQEHAASFVMHRELG, encoded by the coding sequence ATGACCACCAAGCCTTATACTTTGTTCCAAGCTACAGATAACGATACACAAGCTATTGTTACGCTTCTGAAAGAAAGCTTCAGAGCGGCCTACCCCGACCGGTACCAACCCGCAGATATCGAAGAATATTTTGATCTCAATTATACGGAAGCAAAAGTGGACAGTTGGCTTTCTACTCCGATTACATCTGTGTGGTTAGCTAAACGGGAACATGATCTGGAAGGTGTTTTTGTGTTTCATGATAAGCCGAGCTTACTAGAGCCGGATACTCCTGCCTTTGAAATTGATAAGCTTTATCTGATGCCCTCAGCCCACGGTACAGGGTTGGCAGCAACATTCTTGAAAAAACTGGAAGAAACAAACAGAGATATGAAACTACATTGGCTGCTCGTGGCACAAAAAAATATTCGTGCACAACGCTTTTACGCCAAACATAATTTCAAGATTATGGCTGATGGTCCAAGCCTCATTGTCGGGCAAGAGCATGCTGCTTCATTCGTGATGCACAGAGAGCTTGGCTAG
- a CDS encoding DUF4440 domain-containing protein, with product MINESEKKALYTLEKKLAKSTCRTDKNFLQNILSDNFKEFGSSGRIFSKAEIMDLLATETSFTDYELEDFQAVSIDEKTVHVTYLIPPRTLTDDTARKGSLRSSIWSRINGDWQILFHQGTLRP from the coding sequence ATGATCAATGAATCCGAGAAAAAAGCTCTTTATACGCTAGAGAAAAAACTAGCAAAATCCACCTGCCGGACAGATAAAAATTTTCTGCAAAATATTTTGTCAGATAACTTCAAAGAGTTCGGTTCTTCTGGTCGCATTTTCAGTAAAGCTGAGATCATGGACCTACTGGCTACTGAAACCAGCTTTACAGACTATGAGTTAGAAGATTTTCAGGCGGTATCTATTGATGAAAAAACCGTGCATGTCACTTATTTGATTCCGCCGCGCACACTAACAGATGATACCGCGAGAAAAGGGTCTCTTAGAAGCTCCATATGGTCACGGATAAACGGCGATTGGCAGATCCTTTTTCATCAGGGAACCTTGCGCCCATAA
- a CDS encoding nitronate monooxygenase family protein, giving the protein MSFSLNSIRMGGKEVLPLIEGGKGVAISTGASSGPWAAAGGIGTISAVIADSYDEHGNIIPHDYMGKSRRDRHNEMIDFSIKGTIDQVRKAWEISKGEGHININMLWELGGAQKILHGVLEKTKGMIHGVTCGAGMPFKLAELASKYGVHYYPIVSSGRAFNLLWRRAYKNAADLLGGVVYEDPWRAGGHNGLSNAEDPTKPGDPYPRVLELRKIMRKLGLDHVPIIMAGGVWNLKEWKDWIDNKELGPIVFQFGTRPLLTKESPISERWKKKLLELKSGDVLLQNFSPTGFFSSAIKNSFLGELVGRSDRQVDFRTEQDEEFNTEVMVARKKYIVRGEDAAKIENWVAAGYDQAMKTPDDTLLFVDADKATEIRKDQKDCVGCLSQCRFSSWADNEKNSTGRLADPRSFCIQKTLEDVAHDGNIEKNLLFAGHNAFRFGSDPFYSNGFVPSVKQLVDRIMTGD; this is encoded by the coding sequence ATGAGTTTTAGCCTTAATTCGATCCGTATGGGTGGTAAAGAGGTGTTGCCACTTATCGAAGGTGGTAAAGGCGTTGCCATTTCAACTGGGGCAAGCAGTGGTCCTTGGGCTGCAGCTGGTGGAATTGGTACTATTTCTGCTGTTATCGCAGATAGCTATGATGAACACGGTAATATCATCCCGCATGATTACATGGGTAAAAGCCGCCGTGATCGCCATAATGAGATGATTGATTTTTCTATTAAGGGCACCATTGATCAGGTGCGTAAAGCTTGGGAAATTTCAAAAGGCGAAGGCCATATCAATATTAATATGCTTTGGGAACTAGGCGGCGCGCAGAAAATTCTGCATGGCGTTCTGGAAAAAACCAAAGGCATGATCCACGGGGTTACCTGTGGTGCGGGTATGCCGTTTAAGCTGGCGGAACTGGCTTCAAAATACGGTGTGCATTATTATCCAATCGTATCTTCAGGCCGTGCTTTTAACCTGTTGTGGCGCCGTGCGTATAAAAACGCGGCTGACCTTCTGGGCGGTGTTGTTTACGAAGACCCTTGGCGTGCAGGTGGCCATAATGGCCTTTCAAACGCAGAAGACCCAACAAAGCCGGGCGATCCGTACCCACGGGTATTAGAGTTACGTAAAATCATGCGCAAGCTTGGCCTGGACCATGTGCCGATCATTATGGCGGGTGGTGTTTGGAACCTGAAAGAATGGAAAGACTGGATCGATAACAAAGAGCTTGGTCCGATTGTTTTCCAATTTGGTACGCGCCCACTTCTTACAAAAGAAAGCCCGATTTCTGAGCGCTGGAAGAAGAAGCTTCTTGAACTGAAATCAGGCGATGTTCTTTTGCAGAATTTTAGCCCGACAGGCTTTTTCTCAAGCGCAATTAAGAACAGCTTCCTTGGTGAGCTTGTTGGCCGTAGTGACCGTCAGGTAGACTTCCGCACCGAGCAAGATGAAGAGTTCAACACCGAAGTAATGGTTGCTCGTAAGAAATATATCGTACGCGGTGAAGATGCAGCGAAAATTGAAAACTGGGTAGCGGCTGGTTACGACCAGGCGATGAAAACACCTGATGATACGCTCTTGTTTGTGGATGCTGATAAGGCAACTGAAATCCGTAAGGACCAAAAAGACTGTGTTGGTTGTTTGAGCCAGTGCCGTTTTTCTAGCTGGGCGGATAATGAGAAGAATTCAACAGGCCGACTTGCTGACCCGCGTAGCTTCTGTATTCAGAAAACACTCGAAGACGTGGCTCATGATGGTAACATCGAAAAGAACCTTCTTTTCGCAGGTCATAATGCTTTCCGTTTTGGTTCTGATCCATTCTACTCGAACGGGTTTGTGCCGTCAGTGAAGCAGTTGGTTGACCGTATCATGACAGGCGATTAA
- the pnp gene encoding polyribonucleotide nucleotidyltransferase codes for MFDIYRKEIEWGGRTLVLETGHIARQASGAVMATYGDTTVMCTVVGAKSVKPGQDFFPLTVNYTEKYYSAGKIPGGFFKREGRPTEKETLVSRLIDRPIRPLFPGGFKNEVQVICTVVSHDLENDSDIVAMIGASAALCLSGLPFMGPIAGAKVGYKDGEYILNPSLEGVKESDLELVVAGTSDAVLMVESEAKELSEDVMLGAVEFGHNACKPVIDAIIDLAEQAAKDPWELAEGPDTSALKAKIAEVAEADLRAAYEIISKQDRVAKINEVKAAIAEAVAPVLEENEELTEQMVGDLTKKLESAIVRGNILETKKRIDGRGLDDVRDIRAEAGILPRTHGSALFTRGETQGLVVATLGTGEDEQIIDGLEGSYRSNFMLHYNFPPFSVGECGRVGFTGRREVGHGKLAWRAVNAVLPTAEEFPYTIRIVSEITESNGSSSMASVCGASLSMMDAGVPITRPVSGIAMGLIKEGDDFAVLSDILGDEDHLGDMDFKVAGTSEGITALQMDIKITGITKEIMEVALEQAGRGRAYILDEMNKGLADARTELSEHAPRIETMKIPVDKIREVIGTGGKVIREIVETTGAKVNIEDDGTIKIASSVASQIEAAKDWIIGIVAEPEVGTIYKGKVVRIMDFGAFVNFMGSRDGLVHISELVEERVENVTDVVKEGDEVYVKCLEIDGRGKVRLSMRVVDQETGEEDPDARPAKAAPQKKRGQRKDRD; via the coding sequence ATGTTCGATATTTATCGTAAAGAAATTGAGTGGGGTGGTCGTACTCTGGTTCTCGAAACTGGCCACATTGCGAGACAAGCAAGCGGTGCTGTAATGGCAACATATGGTGATACAACAGTGATGTGTACTGTTGTTGGTGCCAAATCAGTAAAGCCGGGTCAGGACTTTTTCCCGCTTACTGTTAACTACACAGAAAAATACTATTCTGCGGGTAAAATTCCTGGTGGTTTCTTTAAGCGTGAAGGTCGTCCAACAGAGAAAGAAACTCTTGTTAGCCGTCTGATCGACCGCCCAATCCGTCCACTATTTCCAGGCGGATTTAAAAACGAAGTGCAGGTTATCTGTACAGTTGTAAGCCACGATCTTGAAAACGATAGCGATATCGTTGCAATGATTGGTGCCTCTGCTGCTCTTTGCCTATCAGGTCTGCCGTTCATGGGGCCAATCGCTGGTGCGAAAGTTGGCTATAAAGATGGCGAGTACATCCTGAACCCATCACTTGAAGGTGTTAAGGAAAGCGATCTTGAACTTGTTGTTGCGGGTACATCAGATGCTGTTCTTATGGTGGAATCAGAAGCAAAAGAACTTTCTGAAGATGTAATGCTTGGTGCTGTTGAGTTCGGTCATAACGCATGTAAGCCAGTGATTGATGCTATCATTGATCTTGCTGAGCAAGCTGCGAAAGACCCATGGGAACTTGCAGAAGGTCCAGATACATCAGCTCTTAAAGCGAAAATTGCTGAAGTTGCTGAAGCTGATCTACGTGCTGCTTATGAAATTATTTCTAAGCAGGACCGCGTCGCGAAAATCAACGAAGTGAAAGCTGCAATTGCTGAAGCTGTAGCTCCGGTACTTGAAGAAAACGAAGAGCTTACAGAGCAGATGGTGGGTGATCTCACTAAGAAGCTTGAAAGCGCTATCGTTCGCGGCAACATCCTTGAAACTAAGAAACGTATCGATGGTCGTGGTCTTGATGATGTGCGTGATATCCGCGCTGAAGCAGGTATTCTGCCACGTACACACGGTTCTGCACTGTTTACACGCGGTGAAACTCAGGGTCTTGTTGTAGCGACACTTGGTACAGGCGAAGATGAGCAGATCATTGATGGTCTTGAAGGTTCATACCGTTCAAACTTCATGCTGCACTATAACTTCCCTCCATTCTCTGTTGGTGAATGTGGCCGTGTTGGTTTCACAGGTCGCCGCGAGGTTGGTCATGGTAAGCTTGCATGGCGCGCTGTGAACGCAGTTCTGCCAACAGCTGAAGAATTCCCATACACAATCCGCATTGTTTCAGAGATTACTGAATCAAACGGTTCGTCTTCTATGGCGTCTGTATGTGGTGCATCTCTATCCATGATGGATGCTGGTGTTCCAATCACACGTCCAGTTTCTGGTATTGCTATGGGCTTGATTAAAGAAGGCGATGATTTCGCTGTTCTTTCTGATATTCTTGGCGATGAAGATCACCTTGGTGACATGGACTTTAAAGTAGCTGGTACATCTGAAGGTATCACTGCACTGCAGATGGATATCAAGATTACTGGTATCACAAAAGAGATCATGGAAGTTGCGCTTGAGCAGGCTGGTCGTGGTCGTGCCTATATCCTTGATGAGATGAACAAAGGTCTTGCTGACGCTCGTACAGAGCTTTCTGAGCATGCTCCTCGCATTGAAACAATGAAGATCCCTGTGGACAAAATCCGCGAAGTGATCGGTACAGGTGGTAAAGTGATCCGTGAGATCGTGGAAACTACTGGTGCGAAGGTTAACATCGAAGACGACGGTACAATCAAGATCGCATCTTCTGTTGCTTCACAGATTGAAGCAGCGAAAGACTGGATCATCGGTATCGTTGCTGAGCCAGAAGTTGGCACAATCTACAAAGGTAAAGTTGTTCGTATTATGGACTTCGGTGCGTTTGTTAACTTCATGGGTAGCCGTGATGGTCTGGTTCACATTTCAGAGCTTGTTGAAGAGCGCGTTGAAAATGTGACTGACGTTGTGAAAGAAGGCGACGAAGTTTACGTGAAGTGTCTTGAGATTGATGGCCGCGGTAAGGTTCGTCTGTCTATGCGTGTTGTTGATCAGGAAACTGGTGAAGAAGATCCTGATGCACGCCCTGCTAAAGCTGCTCCGCAGAAAAAGCGTGGCCAACGTAAAGACCGCGATTAA
- the rpsO gene encoding 30S ribosomal protein S15 has protein sequence MSIAADVKEQLIKEYAVKEGDTGSPEVQVAILTSRITTLTEHFKDHKKDNHSRRGLIKMVNQRRKLLDYLKGKDQERYKSLISRLGLRK, from the coding sequence ATGTCGATTGCAGCTGATGTTAAAGAACAGCTTATTAAAGAATATGCAGTGAAAGAAGGCGATACAGGTTCCCCAGAGGTTCAGGTTGCTATTCTAACTTCACGTATCACTACGCTGACAGAGCACTTCAAAGATCACAAGAAAGATAACCACTCTCGTCGTGGTCTGATCAAGATGGTTAACCAGCGTCGTAAGCTTCTTGATTACTTGAAGGGCAAAGACCAGGAGCGCTACAAGTCGCTTATTTCTCGTCTAGGTCTCCGTAAGTAA